In Sphingomicrobium sediminis, the genomic window TCCCTGGAACTGATCAGCCGGTCTTGGCGCTGGGCGAATTCTCGTCGCCATGGCGGCGTAAAGCTGCGGCGACGGCATTGGCCAATCCGCCGACAGTGAAGGGTTTGCGCAGCAATTCGTAGCCGGCGAGGTCGTCGCTCTCGCCTTCGCCGACATAGCCGGTGACGAACATGACCGCGAGGTCGGGCTGGATGACCTTCAATTCCTTGACGAGTTCGGGCCCGGTCATGCCTGGCATGACGACGTCGGTAATGACGAGGTCGAACTTGCCCGGTTCGAAAATCTCGAGTGCTTCCTCGCCGCCGCCGCAGCAGCGCGGATCGTAGCCGAGATCCTCCAGCGCACCGACCGTTGCCGTGCGCACGCGCGGATCGTCCTCGACGATGAGGATGCGGGCGTTGGCGCAAACGAAGTCGGCCTCTTCGGCCATCGCCGCGCTGGCGGGATGGACGTGGACCTTGTCTTCTTCCACCTCGGTGCGCGGCAGGTAGATCGAAACCGTGGTGCCTTCACCGAGGATGGATTCGATCCCAATCTCGCCGCCCGACTGGTGCGCGAAGCCGAAAATCTGGCTGAGGCCTAGCCCCGTGCCCTTGCCGACCTCCTTGGTCGTGAAGAAGGGTTCGAAGGCGCGTTCGCGCACTTCGTCGGTCATCCCGACACCGGTGTCCGAGACCGCGATGCGCAGATATTCGCCGGCGCGAATGTCGCCAATCTCGCCGGCTGCAAGGCGGACGTTGCGCGATCGCACGGTGAGCTTGCCTTTGCCCGACATGGCGTCGCGCGCATTGAGCGCGAGGTTGAGCAGCGCATTCTCGAACTGGTGGGAATCGACGAACACCGGCCAGGGCGCCTCGTCGAGGCGATAGTCGATGACGATGCTCTCGCCGAGCGTGCGATCGAGCAATTCGCGCATCGAACCGATCAGCTCGTTGGCGTCGACGCGCTCGGGAAGCAAAGGCTCGGAACGGGCGAAAGACAGCAGGCGGCGGGTGAGCGCGGCTGCCCTGGTCGCACCTTCCATCGCGTTGGTGAGGTGGCCCAGCAACTCGCGGCGCGGTCCGTCGATGCGGCGACGCGCCAGGTCGAGCCCGCCCACGACGACCGCCAGCATGTTGTTGAAGTCGTGCGCGATGCCGCCGGTCAGCTGCCCGACCGCTTCCATCTTCTGAACCTGGCGGAGTTGCGCTTCGGCAGTGGCGCGTTCCTCGGCCTCTGCGCGCAGCGCTTCGTTGGCCTCGTAAAGTTCGGCGGTGCGTTCGGCGACCGCTTCCTCGAGCGCGGAGGCGCGTTCGCTTTCATCCTCGGCCTTCTTGCGGGTCTCGGAATATTGGCGGAAGACCTCGACCGAAAGCGTGCCGAGGAAGATGGTCAGCACGGCCATCAGGATACCGAGCCAGATGAGATAGTCGTTGAGGCGATTGGCGCGGGCCGAGAAGAATTGGCTGCGATCGATCGAAGCGGCGAGCGCTTCGCGTTCGGCATCGGCGATTTCGATCAGCAGACGGCGCATGCCGGGCCCGGTCTCGGACTGGCCGGCGGCGTAGAAGAGGTTGACCCCGCCATCGCCCTGCTGCGCATCGGCAGCGCGGGCGACGCGTGCCAGTTCTTCGTCGCGCAGGTCGAACAGGCGGCCCAGCTCGGCGACGCGCTCGGCCTGTTCGGGACTGCTGCGAGTTAGGCGAACGAGCTGGTTCATCTGCTGCCGCGCGAGGCGCCAGTCATTATAATAGAGGTTGCCGCTCTCGCGCTCCTCATCGAGCACGAAGCGGCCGAGCGCGGCTTCGGAACGCGAGATGGACGCATCGAGCGTACGGGTCAGCAGGGTGACGTCATAGGCGTCGCGCTCGCGCTGCGTTGCCTCGTCGCGCATCTCGCTGGAGGTGGCGACGAGCCAGATGGTCGCGATCATGGCGAAGAGGACGACCATGCCCACAAGGGCGATGCCCACGCGTCGCCAATCCGCGGCCCCCGATTTTTCCCCTGCCGTCATAGGCTTAGTCATAACCCCCGATCATGACTGTGCAAAGCTTTAGATGCAGCCGGTCGCTTTCCCGGCGCGCTCGAACATGCCGATGATTTCGGTGACCTGCTCGTCCGAATGCAGCGCGCAGAGCGAGCAGCGCAGCAGCGTCATTCCGGCAGGCGTCGCCGGCGGCCGGGCGAGATTGACGTAGAGACCTTCGCGCAGCAGCGCTTCCCACATCATCGCGCCGCGCTCGAGGTCGGGCATGATCACGCTGATGATGGCCGATTGCGGTTCCTTGGTACCGAGCTCGAAGCCGAGATCGGTCAGGCTCTTGTGGAGGCGCTTGGAATTCTTCCAGAGATGCTCGCGCTTGTACTTGGCGTCCATGATCTTGCGGATCGAGGTCGCCGCGGTCGCCATTACGCTGGGCGGCAGCGAGGCCGTGAAGACATAGCCGCGCGAAACGAGGCGCATGATCTCGAACTTGGGATGGTTGGAGACGCAATAGCCGCCGACCGTGCCGACCGATTTCGAGAAGGTGCCGATGATGAAATCGCACTGGTCGAAGACGCCCTGTTCTTCCGCCACGCCGCGGCCATTCTCACCGATGAAGCCCATCGAGTGCGCTTCGTCGACCAGCACCATGGCGCCATATTTCTTGCAGAGCGGGACCATCTCGCTGAGCGGTGCAGCATCGCCAAGCATCGAATAGACGCCCTCAAGGATGACCAGCTTGCCGGCTCCTTCGGGGAGGCGCTTCAAACGCTTTTCGAGGGCTTCGATATCGTTGTGGCGAAACGGCACGACATTGGCGTCGCCCATCGCGCAGCCATCATAGATGCTGGCGTGGCTGTCGATGTCGAGGATGATGTAATCGTCCTTGCCGGCGATCGTCGAAATGATGCCGGTATTGGCGAGATAGCCGGTCGAGAAAACCATGGCATGCTCGGTGCCGAAAAACTCCTTGAGCGCGTCTTCGCAATCCTTGTGGAGCGAGTAGGTGCCGTTGAGGACGCGGCTGCCGGTGGTGCCCGAGCCGAATTCGTCCAGCGCCTTCTTGCCCGCCGCGATGACGTCGGGATCGAAGGTCATACCCATATAATTGTAAGTGCCGAGCAGGATGGTCTCGCGCCCGTTGCAGATGGCGACGGTCGGCGAGAGCACCTTTTCCATGACCAAACTGAACGGGTCGGTGACGCCCGTCGACAGCAGCTTCTCGCGCGTGTCGATCAGCGGCTGGAACTTGTCGAACAGGTCGCCCGACTGCGTCTCCGGCGCCTTGAGGTCCGCCCCGGTGCCGCTCAACCCACCATCTCCGCGACGGCGTCGACCAACTGCCCGACCTTTTCGATCTCGGCCTGCTGGTTCATGGTGATGAGGATGTCGAACTCGTCCTCGACCTCGGCGACGAAGTCGAGCACGGTGAGGCTTTCCCACTCGAGATCCTGGGCGAAACGCGTCTCTTCCGAGACGTCGATGCCCTTCTTGTTGAACTGTTCGATGAGCCCGAAAATGCGGGTCTTAACGTCTGCGCGGTCTGTCATGGTGAACCCCAATAGATTTCGTGGCGCCAAATGGCAATGAAATGGGGCAAAATCGGGGCTAGAGCCAACCTTTTTCCCGGTACCATCGCGCCGTGTCGCGCAGCCCGTCCGGGGTGGCGATGGCCGGCGTGAAGAGGTCGGGGTCGGGCCGCTTGTCGGGATCGACGCTCCAGTCAGGGTGGCAGAAATAGGCGGCGCGGTCTGGGGTCAGCTTAGCCTTGTCCCCACGAAACATGCGGTCGAGCGTCGCGCCGAAGCGGACGACCGGCTTTGGCATCGAAAGCGTCATGGTCTTGCACCCAACGGCCCGGCCCAAGGCCTTGGCGAAGCCCTCATGCGTCCATGCGCCCGCATGATTGTCGTCGACCTCGATGAGCAGGCCCGAGCGACCGTGGCCGTCGGCGAGGGTGAGCAGCAGGCGAACGAGATCGTCGGCATGGACCACGCTCATGCGCCCCTTGGGCGGGAGCATTACGAGCCCGCGCTGCGCCATCTTGAACAATTCCAATGTCTCGCGGTCGCCAGGGCCGTAAACGGCGGGCGGACGGACGATGACATGGTCGATGCCTGCGGTTTTCACTGCCGTTTCGCTGCGTGCTTTGGAGGCGCCGTAGAGCGACAGGCTCGGCTCGCGCGCGGCGAGGCTGGAGACGTGGACGAAGCGGGAAACGTCTTGCGCCTTGGCGGCATCGAGCAGGTTCTTGGTGCCCTCGACATTGCCTTTCTCGAAGCCTTCGCGGTCGGGCGCGTTGATGACGCCGGCAATGTGGATCACCGCATCGGCGCCTTCGCAAAGCTGCGCGAGCGCGGCTTTGTCGTGCAGGTCGCCTTGCACCCATTTGACGCCCGCTTTTTCGGGCTGCGGGCGCCGAGTGAGGCAGGTGAGGGGCCGGCCCAGTTCGTGGGCCAGCTCGAGCAGGCGCCCGCCGACGAAACCGGTCGCACCGGTTACTGCCAGCGGCTTCTTGCTCATAGCGGCGACCAGTCCGGTTCGTCGTGATCGTCCCCGAACTCGCTCTTCTTCTCCTGCTTTTCGGGCAGGGTCTCGATGATCTTGTCGAGCAGCGGCTCAATGCCTTCGCCGGCCATCGCGCTGACTTCGAGGACGTCGGTGATGCCGATTTCGGCAAGCTCGGCGCGGGCGATTTCGATCACGCCTTCATCGACCGTGTCGGTGCGCGAAAGCACGACGATCTCATTCTTGTCGGAAAGGTCCTCACCATCGGCATAGGCCTCGATCTCGTCGCGAACAGTGCGATAGGCCTTGGCCGGATCGCCACCATCGGCATCGATCAGGTGGACCAGGATCTTGGTGCGCTCGACATGGCCGAGGAAACGGTCGCCGATCCCGGCCCCTTCGGCAGCGCCTTCGATGAGGCCCGGAATGTCCGCCATGACGAATTCGCGGCCCTTGTGCAGGACCACGCCCAACTTGGGATGGAGCGTCGTGAAAGGATAGGCGCCGGTCTTGGCCTTTGCGTTGGAGACGGCATTGAGCAACGTCGACTTGCCCGCATTGGGCAAACCAATCAGGCCGACATCGGCAAGCAGCTTCAGACGCAGCCACACCCACATTTCCTCGCCCGGTTCGCCCGGCTGGTGCTGGCGCGGGGCGCGGTTGGTCGAGCTCTTGTAGCTCATATTGCCGCGACCCCCGATGCCGCCCTTGAGCAAGCGGACGGTCTGGCCTTCCTTGGCAAGGTCGGCGATCAGCGAGCGTTCCTCATCGTCGGCCAGCACCTGCGTGCCAACCGGTACCTTGATGACGAGGTCGCGTCCGCCCGCGCCGGTCTGGTTGCGACCGGCGCCGCCCTTGCCGCGCGGGGCCTTGAAATGCTGCGTGTAGCGAAAGTCGATGAGCGTGTTGAGCGCGGGCACGGCTTCGAAGACGATGTCGCCGCCCTTGCCGCCATCGCCGCCATCGGGGCCACCGAATTCGATATATTTTTCACGACGGAAACTGACCGCACCGGGGCCGCCAGCGCCCGATGCGATGAAGATCTTCGCCTGGTCCAGGAAATGCGCCATCGCGCGCCCCTAGCGCAGTTCGCCGAGAACTGCGAGGATTTGCTTGACCGCAATGTCGTGCGCGACTTCGTGAGGCAGGTTGGTGGCCCGCGCGACCTCGTCGCCGACCAGCGCATCGCCGATGGCGATAAGGACGAGCCCCATGGTGGCGCGGTCGAGCGGGCGGTCATCGTCATTACGGGTGATCTGCGTCACCACGCCGGCAATCGCCTTTTCGACCGGCTTCAACGCATCGCGGCGACGCGACAGCACCACCCAGGCAATAAGCTCGCCCAAATTCTGCTCGCGAAACTGGGTGAACATTTCCTCGACGACGTGGCGCAGCTTGGTCTGGCCGGCCTGGTAGCGCCCCACCGTTCCTGCAATCGAATCGGCGACCTCGCGGGCGATTTCGTCGGCAAGCGCGGCATGCAATTCGTCGACCGAGCCGAAATGATGGAGGAGGGCGGCATGAGTGCGCCCCATCTTGCCGGCGACCGCCTTCAGGGTCACCGCTGCCGCGCCTTCGTCGCGCAGCAGCTCGCGCGCCGCGGTGACGGCGGCGGCCCGGCTTTCCTCGGGGGTCATGCGTTTACGAGTTGGCAACGATGTTGACATAAATGTCAGTTACACCCATCTAGATACAAGAATGCGTCCTTTAGGAGCGAAGAGTTGACCACTGCAAGCGTTACGCCGACCGATCTGACCATTACCCCGCGCGATCGCAAGTTCGCGCCGGAGAATGCGGCACCGCGCTGGTGGCATGGCGGAAACCCTTATGCGACGGCGATGTACAATGCGCTGTCGGCGACGTTTCCCGATGGCGAGGCCTTCTTCGTTCGCTCGGTTCGCGCTTTTGCCAAAGACACGCCCGAGCGTCTCGGCGCCGATATCAAGGCCTTCACCACGCAGGAAGCCATTCACAGCCGTGAGCATGACGCCTTCAACAAGCGCGCCAGCGAGAGCGGTTATGACATGGCGCCGCTCTATGCGCGCGTGAAAGAGCGGATCGACTTCCTTTCGGACAAGCCGCTCATCGCCTCGCTCGCCGCCACGATGGTGCTGGAGCATTATACCGCGATCCTCGCCCACGAACTGCTTGCCGACCCGCGTCACCTTGACGGTGCGGAGGCCTCCACCGCAGCCTTGTGGAAATGGCATGCGGCCGAAGAAATCGAGCATAAGGGCGTCGCATATGACACCTGGATGCACGCCACCAAGGACTGGTCACGCTTCAAGCGCTGGAAGGTGAAGACGATGGTGATGCTCAACGTCACCAGTCACTTCTTCCCCGACCGCTTCAAGGGTGCGCTCTACCTGCTCGAGCAGGACGCCATCACCGGCTGGAAGGCCAAGTGGGGCCTGCTGAAATATGCGCTGGTCTCGCCGGGCATGTTCCGCAAGATCCTCGGCGCCTGGGCCGCTTTCTTCATGCCCAAATTCCATCCGTGGAATGACGATGATCGTGAGCTGATCGCGGCCTACGAGGATACGGAAAGTCACGATTACATGCGCAATGGGCGCAAGGTTCGCCGCGCTGCGGCAGCCGCATAGGAAAAGGCGCGACCGGGTCACGCAACCGGCCGCGCCTGTCCTCCCGCTCTTCGGACCCGATCAGGCCGCTGCGGCCTCCGTGCGCGCTACCGCGCCGTTGAGGTCGAGGCTATACAGCTCGCACATCGCCTCGCCGCCGCGTCCGCAGCTATGCCGCATGACGCGCGCGCCGGTCGGCACGAAGCCGAGCTTTTCGAGCACCCGGCCGCTGGCGGGATTATCGATGAAATGGCCGCCGACAATCTTGTCCCAGCCGAGGGTGCGCGAAATGTCGAGCGCGGCGCGGCCGGCTTCGGTCGCATAACCCTGGCCCCAATGGTCGCGGGCAATCCAGTAGCCGAACTCGATCTCGCCCGACGGTTCGTAGCCGAACCCGCAGGCACCGATAATGTCGGCATTGTCACGACGCGTGATGAGGAAGCTCGGAAGTTCGGCCGTCTGCATTCGCTCCAGATGCGCCGCCGCTTCCTCCAGCCCATAGGGCCAGGGGGCGCGGGCAAGGTTGCGAACGATTTTCTCGTCGGCAATCTTGCGCGCCAGTACGGGCGCGTCATCTTGCCAACCGGGACGTAACAGCAATCGCTGGGTCACCGCGAACATCATGTCTTCTCCTTCGCCGCCCCGCTAATCGGGGTTCGTGACAATTCAGGGAGAAGTTTCGGACATCTCTTTTTCTGGACACAAAAAAAGAGAAGGGACCTGGAGCGGTCCCTTCTCCCTTTGTTCATTTTCCGGACCGTCCCAGGAGGGAAGATCCGTTATCGATCTGCCCTTATTCGGCTGCTTCGCCCATCGATTCGACGTGGACGTATTTGCGGCCGAGCTTGCCGTCACGGAACGTGACGCGGCCGTCGATAAGCGCAAAAATCGTGTGGTCGCGGCCCAGGCCGACATTGTCGCCCGGATACCACTTGGTGCCGCGCTGGCGCACGATGATGTTGCCCGCGACGACGCTTTCGCCGCCAAACTTCTTGACGCCGAGATATTTCGGATTGGAATCGCGGCCGTTACGCGACGAGCCGCCTGCCTTCTTATGTGCCATCGTTACTTCTTCTCGGTCTTCTTGGCCGCGGGCTTCT contains:
- a CDS encoding response regulator, with the translated sequence MGIALVGMVVLFAMIATIWLVATSSEMRDEATQRERDAYDVTLLTRTLDASISRSEAALGRFVLDEERESGNLYYNDWRLARQQMNQLVRLTRSSPEQAERVAELGRLFDLRDEELARVARAADAQQGDGGVNLFYAAGQSETGPGMRRLLIEIADAEREALAASIDRSQFFSARANRLNDYLIWLGILMAVLTIFLGTLSVEVFRQYSETRKKAEDESERASALEEAVAERTAELYEANEALRAEAEERATAEAQLRQVQKMEAVGQLTGGIAHDFNNMLAVVVGGLDLARRRIDGPRRELLGHLTNAMEGATRAAALTRRLLSFARSEPLLPERVDANELIGSMRELLDRTLGESIVIDYRLDEAPWPVFVDSHQFENALLNLALNARDAMSGKGKLTVRSRNVRLAAGEIGDIRAGEYLRIAVSDTGVGMTDEVRERAFEPFFTTKEVGKGTGLGLSQIFGFAHQSGGEIGIESILGEGTTVSIYLPRTEVEEDKVHVHPASAAMAEEADFVCANARILIVEDDPRVRTATVGALEDLGYDPRCCGGGEEALEIFEPGKFDLVITDVVMPGMTGPELVKELKVIQPDLAVMFVTGYVGEGESDDLAGYELLRKPFTVGGLANAVAAALRRHGDENSPSAKTG
- the spt gene encoding serine palmitoyltransferase encodes the protein MSGTGADLKAPETQSGDLFDKFQPLIDTREKLLSTGVTDPFSLVMEKVLSPTVAICNGRETILLGTYNYMGMTFDPDVIAAGKKALDEFGSGTTGSRVLNGTYSLHKDCEDALKEFFGTEHAMVFSTGYLANTGIISTIAGKDDYIILDIDSHASIYDGCAMGDANVVPFRHNDIEALEKRLKRLPEGAGKLVILEGVYSMLGDAAPLSEMVPLCKKYGAMVLVDEAHSMGFIGENGRGVAEEQGVFDQCDFIIGTFSKSVGTVGGYCVSNHPKFEIMRLVSRGYVFTASLPPSVMATAATSIRKIMDAKYKREHLWKNSKRLHKSLTDLGFELGTKEPQSAIISVIMPDLERGAMMWEALLREGLYVNLARPPATPAGMTLLRCSLCALHSDEQVTEIIGMFERAGKATGCI
- a CDS encoding acyl carrier protein; its protein translation is MTDRADVKTRIFGLIEQFNKKGIDVSEETRFAQDLEWESLTVLDFVAEVEDEFDILITMNQQAEIEKVGQLVDAVAEMVG
- a CDS encoding NAD-dependent epimerase/dehydratase family protein codes for the protein MSKKPLAVTGATGFVGGRLLELAHELGRPLTCLTRRPQPEKAGVKWVQGDLHDKAALAQLCEGADAVIHIAGVINAPDREGFEKGNVEGTKNLLDAAKAQDVSRFVHVSSLAAREPSLSLYGASKARSETAVKTAGIDHVIVRPPAVYGPGDRETLELFKMAQRGLVMLPPKGRMSVVHADDLVRLLLTLADGHGRSGLLIEVDDNHAGAWTHEGFAKALGRAVGCKTMTLSMPKPVVRFGATLDRMFRGDKAKLTPDRAAYFCHPDWSVDPDKRPDPDLFTPAIATPDGLRDTARWYREKGWL
- the obgE gene encoding GTPase ObgE, translating into MAHFLDQAKIFIASGAGGPGAVSFRREKYIEFGGPDGGDGGKGGDIVFEAVPALNTLIDFRYTQHFKAPRGKGGAGRNQTGAGGRDLVIKVPVGTQVLADDEERSLIADLAKEGQTVRLLKGGIGGRGNMSYKSSTNRAPRQHQPGEPGEEMWVWLRLKLLADVGLIGLPNAGKSTLLNAVSNAKAKTGAYPFTTLHPKLGVVLHKGREFVMADIPGLIEGAAEGAGIGDRFLGHVERTKILVHLIDADGGDPAKAYRTVRDEIEAYADGEDLSDKNEIVVLSRTDTVDEGVIEIARAELAEIGITDVLEVSAMAGEGIEPLLDKIIETLPEKQEKKSEFGDDHDEPDWSPL
- a CDS encoding TetR/AcrR family transcriptional regulator; this translates as MTPEESRAAAVTAARELLRDEGAAAVTLKAVAGKMGRTHAALLHHFGSVDELHAALADEIAREVADSIAGTVGRYQAGQTKLRHVVEEMFTQFREQNLGELIAWVVLSRRRDALKPVEKAIAGVVTQITRNDDDRPLDRATMGLVLIAIGDALVGDEVARATNLPHEVAHDIAVKQILAVLGELR
- a CDS encoding metal-dependent hydrolase, whose protein sequence is MTTASVTPTDLTITPRDRKFAPENAAPRWWHGGNPYATAMYNALSATFPDGEAFFVRSVRAFAKDTPERLGADIKAFTTQEAIHSREHDAFNKRASESGYDMAPLYARVKERIDFLSDKPLIASLAATMVLEHYTAILAHELLADPRHLDGAEASTAALWKWHAAEEIEHKGVAYDTWMHATKDWSRFKRWKVKTMVMLNVTSHFFPDRFKGALYLLEQDAITGWKAKWGLLKYALVSPGMFRKILGAWAAFFMPKFHPWNDDDRELIAAYEDTESHDYMRNGRKVRRAAAAA
- a CDS encoding GNAT family N-acetyltransferase; this encodes MMFAVTQRLLLRPGWQDDAPVLARKIADEKIVRNLARAPWPYGLEEAAAHLERMQTAELPSFLITRRDNADIIGACGFGYEPSGEIEFGYWIARDHWGQGYATEAGRAALDISRTLGWDKIVGGHFIDNPASGRVLEKLGFVPTGARVMRHSCGRGGEAMCELYSLDLNGAVARTEAAAA
- the rpmA gene encoding 50S ribosomal protein L27, yielding MAHKKAGGSSRNGRDSNPKYLGVKKFGGESVVAGNIIVRQRGTKWYPGDNVGLGRDHTIFALIDGRVTFRDGKLGRKYVHVESMGEAAE